A single Egibacteraceae bacterium DNA region contains:
- a CDS encoding tRNA-binding protein — protein MHPPRKDDVGAEAFFALDLRVGRVTAVEEFPQARKPACKLTVDFGPAVGSLRTSAQVTNYSAEELTGRLVVGAINLGRKTIAGFRSEFLVLGAIQADGTVRLLQVEDGVEPGAPIA, from the coding sequence GTGCACCCGCCACGCAAGGACGACGTCGGCGCCGAGGCCTTCTTCGCGCTCGACCTGCGGGTCGGACGGGTCACCGCTGTGGAGGAGTTCCCGCAGGCACGCAAGCCCGCATGCAAGCTCACGGTGGACTTCGGGCCCGCGGTCGGCAGCCTGCGCACGAGCGCGCAGGTCACCAACTACAGCGCCGAGGAACTGACGGGGCGGCTCGTCGTCGGCGCGATCAACCTGGGCCGCAAGACGATCGCGGGGTTCCGCAGCGAGTTCCTCGTCCTCGGGGCGATCCAAGCCGACGGGACGGTCCGCCTGCTCCAGGTGGAGGACGGCGTGGAGCCCGGCGCGCCGATCGCCTGA
- the folB gene encoding dihydroneopterin aldolase, whose translation MDRIEISGLRAFGRHGVHPEEREHGQTFEVDLVVECDLSAAAVSDSLVDTVDYDALARRVAEGVTTTRFALLEALAAHLAGVVLAEPAVSAVEVRVSKPDLVLPVEVGDVSVVLRRARSGAPGPP comes from the coding sequence ATGGACCGCATCGAGATCTCCGGCCTTCGCGCGTTCGGCCGCCACGGCGTGCACCCCGAGGAGCGGGAGCACGGCCAGACGTTCGAAGTCGACCTCGTCGTCGAGTGCGACCTGTCGGCCGCTGCCGTGTCCGACAGCCTGGTGGACACCGTCGACTACGACGCGCTAGCACGCCGGGTCGCCGAGGGGGTCACAACGACCCGTTTCGCACTGCTCGAGGCGCTCGCGGCCCACCTCGCCGGCGTCGTCCTGGCCGAGCCTGCCGTGTCCGCGGTCGAGGTGCGCGTCTCGAAGCCGGACCTTGTCCTGCCCGTGGAGGTGGGCGACGTGTCCGTCGTGCTGCGCCGCGCGCGGTCGGGGGCGCCGGGGCCCCCGTGA
- a CDS encoding Clp protease N-terminal domain-containing protein has protein sequence MFERFTDAARLAVVKAQEEARLLHHDAVGPEHLLLGLLQDEQASSSLFATFVSAPAVREHVEATLGRGAGSPPDTLPFAPQAKAILEGATAASRRLGHQHTDSAHLVIALLREEGNRASEALVALGVDLTALQEAAMAAVGVAATVPGYRTWVGGDPLHERVVRARARAQAERDPVHEGGPGGWEVLLRSTGATLRALAAARRHAADALRGELATIDLVVGVLAVDDPAVRDALAAAGASDPRPHDLVPGYRETTTLDESVVGVSGAAKRTCRMAARLAANAETCISPAHLLLAALESLGPVRAAVAAERLGADEAALRQALLRLTVTAPTDPAIPGSAS, from the coding sequence ATGTTCGAGCGGTTCACCGACGCGGCCAGGCTGGCGGTCGTGAAGGCCCAGGAGGAGGCGCGGCTGCTCCACCACGACGCCGTCGGGCCCGAGCACCTGCTCCTGGGTTTGCTCCAGGACGAGCAGGCGTCCTCGTCGCTGTTCGCGACGTTCGTCTCGGCGCCGGCCGTCCGGGAGCACGTCGAGGCGACCCTCGGCCGCGGCGCCGGGTCCCCCCCGGACACGCTGCCGTTCGCCCCGCAGGCCAAGGCGATCCTCGAGGGGGCGACGGCCGCCTCGCGCAGGCTCGGCCACCAGCACACCGACAGCGCCCACCTCGTGATCGCGCTGCTGCGTGAGGAGGGAAACCGGGCCAGCGAGGCCCTCGTCGCGCTCGGCGTCGACCTGACCGCGCTGCAGGAGGCCGCCATGGCCGCGGTCGGTGTGGCCGCGACGGTCCCCGGCTACCGCACCTGGGTCGGGGGGGACCCGCTCCACGAGCGCGTCGTGCGGGCCCGCGCGCGCGCCCAGGCGGAGCGCGATCCCGTCCACGAGGGAGGCCCTGGCGGCTGGGAGGTCCTCCTGCGCTCCACCGGCGCGACGCTGCGGGCCCTCGCAGCCGCCCGCCGCCACGCCGCCGACGCGCTGCGCGGGGAGCTCGCGACGATCGACCTCGTCGTCGGGGTGCTCGCCGTCGACGACCCCGCCGTGCGCGACGCCCTCGCAGCCGCCGGGGCCAGCGATCCCCGCCCCCACGACCTCGTGCCCGGGTACCGCGAGACGACCACCCTCGACGAGTCCGTCGTCGGCGTGTCCGGCGCCGCGAAGCGGACCTGCCGCATGGCCGCGCGCCTGGCCGCGAACGCCGAGACGTGTATCAGCCCGGCCCACCTGCTCCTCGCCGCGCTCGAGTCCCTGGGGCCGGTGCGGGCGGCTGTCGCCGCCGAGCGGCTGGGCGCCGACGAGGCCGCACTGCGCCAGGCGCTGCTACGCCTGACGGTGACGGCCCCCACCGACCCGGCGATCCCCGGGTCGGCGAGCTGA
- the panD gene encoding aspartate 1-decarboxylase — protein MFRTLMKSKLHRATVTGADLHYVGSITLDPDLMDAADLLDHERVQVVDIDNGARLETYVIAGERGSGEVCLNGAAARLVQPGDRVIVISYATYTEAEARAHVPTVVYCDDGNRPLRGAAEQARTTVEDALAAS, from the coding sequence ATGTTCCGCACCCTCATGAAGTCCAAGCTGCACCGCGCCACCGTCACCGGCGCCGACCTGCACTACGTGGGGTCGATCACGCTCGATCCCGACCTCATGGACGCGGCCGACCTCCTCGACCACGAGCGGGTGCAGGTCGTCGACATCGACAACGGCGCGCGGCTGGAGACCTACGTGATCGCCGGCGAGCGCGGCTCCGGCGAGGTGTGCCTGAACGGGGCCGCCGCACGGCTCGTCCAGCCCGGCGACAGGGTCATCGTGATCTCCTACGCCACCTACACCGAGGCCGAGGCGCGAGCGCACGTCCCGACCGTCGTGTACTGCGACGACGGCAACCGCCCGCTGCGCGGCGCCGCGGAGCAGGCCCGCACGACCGTCGAGGACGCCCTGGCGGCGTCATGA
- a CDS encoding Clp protease N-terminal domain-containing protein codes for MFERFTDRARRVLVFAEEEAARLAHDHVGTEHLLLGLAREGDGVAATVLAALGMTLADLRTRVDAVAGRGEAGAGVEERSYSSPAKHALETALREAQGLGDDYIGTEHVLLGLAREGEGTAARVLRDLGHGLASIRSQVIRTRSGQPRAGSDAGFDPGEGQRAWEEAGWTFLASGAETSWRALSLAREEAAGGGHTTVEVGDLVLGILRAGDEQVTGALRAAGGVSPADGAPQAPEDPPPLALSVQARDACLEALQGVWDGAGFVRPGHLLLGCLHVVDREGRDALQARLGVDVDRLVAHVRRAVDGGAG; via the coding sequence ATGTTCGAGCGGTTCACCGACCGGGCGCGGCGGGTTCTCGTCTTCGCGGAGGAGGAGGCCGCCCGCCTCGCCCACGACCACGTCGGCACCGAGCACCTGCTGCTCGGCCTCGCGCGGGAGGGCGACGGGGTCGCGGCCACGGTCCTCGCCGCGCTTGGCATGACGCTGGCTGACCTCCGCACCCGCGTGGACGCCGTCGCGGGACGGGGGGAGGCCGGCGCGGGGGTGGAGGAGCGCTCGTACTCCTCCCCGGCCAAGCACGCCCTGGAGACCGCGCTGCGCGAGGCGCAGGGCCTCGGGGACGACTACATCGGCACCGAGCACGTCCTGCTCGGTCTCGCGCGCGAGGGCGAGGGCACCGCGGCCCGGGTGCTGCGCGACCTCGGGCACGGCCTCGCGAGCATCCGCAGCCAGGTCATCAGGACCCGCAGCGGTCAGCCGAGGGCGGGCTCGGACGCGGGCTTCGATCCGGGGGAGGGCCAGCGCGCCTGGGAGGAGGCCGGCTGGACGTTCCTGGCAAGCGGGGCGGAGACGAGCTGGCGCGCCCTGAGCCTCGCCCGAGAGGAGGCCGCCGGTGGCGGGCACACGACCGTGGAGGTGGGCGACCTCGTCCTCGGGATCCTGCGTGCGGGCGACGAGCAGGTCACGGGGGCCCTGCGCGCTGCAGGGGGGGTCTCCCCCGCCGACGGCGCACCGCAGGCGCCGGAGGACCCGCCGCCCCTGGCGCTGTCGGTGCAGGCGAGGGACGCCTGCCTCGAGGCGCTCCAAGGGGTCTGGGACGGCGCCGGGTTCGTCCGGCCGGGTCACCTGCTGCTCGGCTGCCTGCACGTCGTCGACAGGGAGGGCAGGGACGCGCTGCAGGCCCGCCTCGGCGTCGACGTCGACCGGCTCGTGGCGCACGTGCGGCGGGCCGTCGACGGCGGCGCCGGGTGA
- the lysS gene encoding lysine--tRNA ligase codes for MAEDRESRLDALVADRRATVERLRAQGVDPYPVGARVTSSPAAVRARWDGRLQPGEETGEQVSVAGRLVLRRGHGRLAFLVLREADADLQVMAELSALGEEGMALVDLLDIGDWVAVTGEVIVTRRGELSVKASTVTLIAKALRPLPDKWHGLTDTDTRYRQRYVDLVVNADARRVFGIRAAAVGALRAELTERGYVEVETPVLHPIPGGAAARPFVTRHEALDLDLYLRVAPELYLKRLVVGGMPRVFEIGRVFRNEGLSPRHNPEFTILESYEAYADYHDVMDLTQGLLQRAARDAVGTLALVYDGRRVDLGGRWPRRALLDLVREATKRDDLSYTTPVGELRDLCAASGVRTEGAWGPGKLVLELYEKLVEHTLWDPTFVVDYPVEVSPLARRHREDPAVTERFELIVAGREMANAFSELTDPDDQRARLEAQARAKAAGDPEAMVVDEDYLRAMEYGMPPMGGLGLGVDRLVMLLADVHSIREVILFPTLRPE; via the coding sequence ATGGCCGAAGACCGCGAGAGCCGCCTCGACGCGCTCGTCGCCGACCGGCGGGCGACCGTGGAACGGCTCCGTGCGCAGGGGGTCGACCCCTACCCGGTCGGGGCGCGGGTCACCTCGTCGCCCGCCGCGGTGCGCGCCCGCTGGGACGGAAGGCTCCAGCCTGGCGAGGAGACCGGCGAGCAGGTAAGCGTCGCCGGCCGTCTCGTGCTGCGTCGCGGCCACGGCAGGCTCGCCTTCCTCGTCCTGCGGGAGGCCGACGCCGACCTGCAGGTCATGGCCGAGCTCTCGGCCCTCGGGGAGGAGGGGATGGCGCTCGTCGACCTCCTCGACATCGGCGACTGGGTGGCCGTGACCGGCGAGGTCATCGTCACCCGCCGCGGCGAGCTGTCGGTCAAGGCCAGCACGGTCACGCTCATCGCCAAGGCGCTGCGCCCCCTGCCCGACAAGTGGCACGGCCTCACCGACACCGACACCCGCTACCGGCAGCGCTACGTCGACCTCGTCGTGAACGCCGACGCCCGCCGGGTGTTCGGCATCCGCGCCGCGGCGGTCGGCGCCCTGCGCGCGGAGCTCACGGAGCGCGGCTACGTCGAGGTCGAGACCCCGGTGCTGCACCCCATTCCCGGCGGGGCCGCCGCGCGCCCGTTCGTAACCCGCCACGAGGCCCTCGACCTCGACCTCTACCTGCGTGTGGCGCCCGAGCTGTACCTCAAGCGCCTCGTCGTCGGGGGGATGCCCCGCGTGTTCGAGATCGGTCGCGTGTTCCGCAACGAGGGGCTCTCCCCGCGCCACAACCCGGAGTTCACGATCCTCGAGTCCTACGAGGCCTACGCGGACTACCACGACGTCATGGACCTCACGCAGGGGCTGCTCCAGCGCGCGGCCCGCGACGCGGTCGGCACCCTCGCGCTCGTCTACGACGGGCGCAGGGTCGACCTCGGCGGACGGTGGCCCCGCCGGGCGCTGCTCGACCTCGTCCGAGAGGCCACGAAGCGCGACGACCTGTCCTACACCACGCCGGTCGGCGAGCTGCGCGACCTCTGCGCGGCCTCGGGGGTGCGGACGGAGGGCGCCTGGGGGCCGGGCAAGCTCGTCCTCGAGCTCTACGAGAAGCTCGTCGAGCACACCCTGTGGGACCCGACGTTCGTCGTCGACTACCCCGTCGAGGTGTCGCCCCTCGCCCGCCGCCACCGCGAGGACCCGGCGGTGACCGAGCGTTTCGAGCTCATCGTCGCGGGGCGGGAGATGGCGAACGCGTTCAGCGAGCTCACCGACCCCGACGACCAGCGCGCGCGCCTGGAGGCGCAGGCGCGGGCAAAGGCGGCCGGGGACCCCGAAGCCATGGTGGTCGACGAGGACTACCTGCGCGCCATGGAGTACGGCATGCCGCCGATGGGCGGGCTCGGGCTCGGCGTCGACCGGCTCGTCATGCTGCTCGCAGACGTGCACAGCATCCGCGAAGTGATCCTGTTCCCCACCCTGAGGCCGGAGTAG
- the nadC gene encoding carboxylating nicotinate-nucleotide diphosphorylase — protein sequence MTHLLEDVVAIALAEDLGHGGDRTSSATVAADATARAAFVARKAGVVAGLAAAAAVFAAVDATVRFTPRVTDGAHVEAGATIACVSGRTRSLLAGERTALNLLSHLSGVATITARYVEAVAGTGCVVRDTRKTLPGLRALQKAAVTAGGGANHRSGLHDALLVKDNHAVAVGGVGVATKAALAGADGRPVQVEVDDLDELDEALVAGARAVLLDNFGLDDLRRAVARARGEPEHVFVEASGGIDLDTVRGVAGTGVDAVAVGALTHSPRALDIGLDVVPGGKR from the coding sequence ATGACCCACCTGCTGGAGGACGTCGTCGCGATCGCGCTCGCCGAGGACCTCGGCCACGGCGGCGACCGCACCTCGTCGGCCACGGTGGCGGCCGACGCCACGGCGCGCGCCGCGTTCGTCGCGCGAAAGGCGGGCGTCGTCGCCGGCCTCGCCGCCGCCGCCGCCGTCTTCGCCGCCGTCGATGCGACGGTGCGGTTCACCCCGCGCGTGACCGACGGCGCGCACGTCGAGGCCGGCGCCACGATCGCCTGCGTGTCCGGCCGCACCCGGTCGCTGCTGGCGGGGGAGCGCACCGCCCTCAACCTCCTGTCGCACCTGTCGGGGGTCGCGACGATCACCGCCCGCTACGTCGAGGCGGTGGCGGGCACGGGCTGCGTCGTGCGTGACACGCGCAAGACGCTGCCGGGGCTGCGCGCGCTGCAGAAGGCGGCGGTGACCGCCGGCGGGGGGGCAAACCATCGCAGCGGTCTCCACGACGCGTTGCTCGTCAAGGACAACCACGCCGTCGCGGTCGGCGGTGTCGGCGTCGCGACGAAGGCCGCGCTGGCGGGCGCGGACGGCCGGCCCGTGCAGGTCGAGGTGGACGACCTCGACGAGCTCGACGAGGCGCTCGTCGCCGGGGCCCGCGCCGTGCTCCTCGACAACTTCGGGCTCGACGACCTGCGGCGGGCGGTCGCCCGCGCCCGCGGGGAGCCCGAGCACGTGTTCGTCGAGGCGAGCGGCGGGATCGACCTCGACACGGTGCGCGGGGTCGCCGGGACCGGTGTGGACGCGGTGGCCGTCGGGGCCCTCACCCACTCGCCGCGGGCGCTCGACATCGGCCTCGACGTGGTACCCGGCGGGAAGCGCTGA
- the folK gene encoding 2-amino-4-hydroxy-6-hydroxymethyldihydropteridine diphosphokinase, protein MSAVIPPIGHEEVAYIGLGSNLGDRLDHLQRAVERLHADARTAVVAVSSVYQTDPVAGPEDQEPYLNIAVRVATRRSPARLLRLCHDVEAAGGRTRGVRWGPRTIDVDILLYGPRTVVTRSLEIPHPRLTERAFALVPLIEVAPGEALPDGTTLTTALARLAPITGVTMVGSQVRTP, encoded by the coding sequence GTGAGCGCGGTCATCCCGCCGATCGGCCACGAGGAGGTCGCCTACATCGGCCTGGGCAGCAACCTCGGCGACCGCCTCGACCACCTCCAGCGGGCCGTCGAGCGCCTGCACGCCGACGCGCGAACGGCCGTCGTCGCCGTCTCGAGCGTCTACCAGACCGACCCCGTCGCTGGTCCCGAGGACCAGGAGCCCTACCTCAACATCGCGGTGCGCGTCGCCACGCGCCGCTCGCCGGCGCGGCTGCTGCGCCTGTGCCACGACGTCGAGGCGGCAGGGGGCCGCACGCGGGGCGTCCGCTGGGGGCCGCGGACCATCGACGTCGACATCCTGCTCTACGGTCCGCGCACGGTCGTCACGCGAAGCCTCGAGATCCCCCACCCGCGCCTGACCGAGCGCGCGTTCGCGCTCGTGCCGCTCATCGAGGTCGCGCCCGGCGAGGCGCTCCCCGACGGCACGACCCTCACGACCGCGCTCGCGCGTCTCGCGCCGATCACCGGCGTGACGATGGTCGGGAGCCAGGTCCGCACCCCGTGA
- a CDS encoding type III pantothenate kinase: MLLAVDVGNSQTVIGVFSGDELVEHWRISTEAHRTPDELALLFGGLMSFADLSFSKNVHGVVACSVVPVVTEMLRVMTHKYFHFLPVFVGPGVRTGMAVVVDNPREVGADRLVNALAAYEFHGGPGVVVDFGTATSFDVYTGKGEFIGGAIAPGVATSLAALSAKGAQLPRIELVEPARTVGRSTVEAMRVGAVYGFAGAVDRIVEELAAELDADPVVIATGGLAPPIVRACRTIDHHDPWLTLRGLQIIWDRNT, encoded by the coding sequence GTGCTGCTCGCCGTCGACGTGGGCAACTCCCAGACCGTGATCGGCGTGTTCAGCGGCGACGAGCTCGTCGAGCACTGGCGAATCTCGACCGAGGCGCACCGCACCCCCGACGAGCTGGCGCTGCTCTTCGGCGGCCTCATGTCGTTCGCCGACCTGTCCTTCTCGAAGAACGTCCACGGCGTCGTCGCGTGCTCGGTCGTGCCCGTCGTCACCGAGATGCTGCGGGTCATGACGCACAAGTACTTTCACTTCCTGCCGGTCTTCGTCGGTCCCGGTGTGCGCACCGGCATGGCCGTGGTCGTCGACAACCCCCGGGAGGTGGGCGCCGACCGGCTCGTCAACGCGCTCGCGGCCTACGAGTTCCACGGCGGCCCGGGCGTCGTGGTCGACTTCGGCACCGCGACGAGCTTCGACGTCTACACGGGCAAGGGCGAGTTCATCGGCGGCGCCATCGCGCCCGGGGTCGCCACCTCCCTCGCCGCGCTGTCGGCCAAGGGCGCGCAGCTTCCGCGCATCGAGCTCGTCGAACCCGCCCGCACGGTGGGCCGCAGCACGGTGGAGGCGATGCGGGTGGGGGCCGTGTACGGCTTTGCGGGCGCCGTCGACCGCATCGTCGAGGAGCTCGCCGCGGAGCTCGACGCGGACCCCGTCGTGATCGCCACCGGCGGGCTCGCGCCGCCGATCGTGCGGGCCTGCCGCACCATCGACCACCACGACCCCTGGCTCACCCTGCGCGGCCTGCAGATCATTTGGGACCGCAACACCTGA
- the panC gene encoding pantoate--beta-alanine ligase produces the protein MRAVRTVGALRAALAPQRRAGARVGLVPTMGALHDGHVRLVSRMVGECDVAVVSIFVNPLQFAPGEDFATYPRDLDADVALLDRLGVDVVFCPEADFAPALVTVRVGALGGVLDGVSRPGHFDGVATIVTKLLNAVQPQRAYFGEKDYQQLVVLRAVATDLAVPVEIVTCPTVRDADGLALSSRNAYLSPSQRAAAVALPESLRHVAGSWAGDADAARDALRRRLERAPGVRLDYAEVCDPETLEPLEGVVEGPAQALVAAYVGTTRLIDNIRLEPRPVERHRSSAED, from the coding sequence GTGAGAGCGGTCCGCACGGTCGGCGCGCTGCGGGCCGCTCTGGCGCCGCAACGGCGGGCGGGGGCGCGCGTGGGCCTGGTTCCCACCATGGGCGCGCTCCACGACGGCCACGTCCGGCTCGTGTCCCGCATGGTCGGGGAGTGCGACGTCGCGGTCGTGAGCATCTTCGTCAACCCGCTCCAGTTCGCCCCGGGGGAGGACTTTGCGACCTACCCCCGTGACCTCGACGCCGACGTCGCGCTGCTCGACCGCCTCGGCGTGGACGTCGTGTTCTGCCCCGAAGCCGACTTCGCCCCCGCCTTGGTCACCGTGCGCGTCGGCGCGCTGGGGGGCGTGCTCGACGGGGTGAGCCGCCCCGGCCACTTCGACGGGGTGGCGACGATCGTGACGAAGCTGCTCAACGCCGTGCAGCCGCAACGCGCCTACTTCGGCGAGAAGGACTACCAGCAGCTCGTCGTGTTGCGGGCGGTGGCGACCGACCTCGCGGTCCCCGTGGAGATCGTCACCTGCCCGACCGTGCGGGACGCCGACGGCCTGGCCCTGTCGAGCCGCAACGCCTATCTGTCCCCCTCCCAGCGGGCGGCCGCCGTGGCGCTGCCGGAATCGCTGCGCCACGTCGCCGGGTCGTGGGCAGGTGACGCCGACGCGGCCCGCGACGCCCTGCGCCGTAGACTGGAGCGCGCGCCCGGTGTCCGCCTCGACTACGCGGAGGTCTGCGACCCCGAGACCCTCGAACCGTTGGAGGGCGTCGTGGAGGGCCCGGCGCAGGCGCTCGTCGCCGCCTACGTGGGTACGACGCGCCTCATCGACAACATCCGGTTGGAGCCTCGACCGGTCGAGCGGCACAGGAGCTCGGCCGAGGACTGA
- a CDS encoding DUF2520 domain-containing protein, with the protein MKRTAIIGPGRVGTALGIALDRAGYDVAAVAGRGAPSLAGFRRRLPGAAAMPAAEAARTAELVLVCVPDDALGDLVRGVAAADGVAEGSRWVHVAGGHGTDVLRPARLAGARVAACHPAQTFPDPDAGAARLPGTSWAVTAEPADLGWARVLVTDLGGSPMTLPPDARTLYHTGLVIGANATSTVVTLARELLLGAGVSDPAAFLGPLATTAAANAAERGAGALTGPVRRGDAATVARQVDELRTAMPEAVDAYLELARLALRHARRAGLDDDAAAAVARVLGRAREEGR; encoded by the coding sequence GTGAAGCGCACCGCCATCATCGGACCCGGCCGGGTGGGGACCGCGCTCGGCATCGCGCTCGACCGCGCCGGCTACGACGTCGCGGCGGTCGCCGGACGCGGCGCCCCCAGCCTCGCCGGGTTCCGCCGGCGGCTGCCCGGCGCCGCCGCCATGCCCGCCGCGGAGGCTGCCCGGACCGCGGAGCTCGTGCTCGTCTGCGTGCCCGACGACGCGCTCGGCGACCTCGTCCGCGGCGTGGCCGCCGCCGACGGCGTGGCGGAGGGCAGCCGCTGGGTCCATGTGGCCGGCGGTCACGGCACGGACGTCCTGCGCCCCGCCCGGCTCGCCGGCGCGCGGGTCGCCGCCTGCCACCCGGCCCAGACCTTCCCCGACCCCGACGCCGGCGCTGCGCGCCTCCCCGGGACCTCCTGGGCGGTGACCGCCGAACCGGCGGACCTCGGCTGGGCGCGGGTGCTCGTCACCGACCTCGGCGGCAGTCCGATGACCCTGCCGCCCGACGCCCGAACGCTCTACCACACCGGCCTGGTGATCGGCGCGAACGCCACGTCCACCGTCGTGACGCTGGCCCGCGAGCTGCTGCTCGGGGCGGGCGTGTCGGACCCCGCCGCCTTCCTCGGGCCCCTTGCCACCACGGCGGCGGCCAACGCCGCCGAGCGGGGTGCCGGGGCCCTCACCGGCCCGGTCCGCCGGGGCGACGCCGCGACGGTCGCTCGCCAGGTGGACGAGCTGCGCACCGCCATGCCCGAGGCGGTCGACGCCTACCTCGAGCTCGCCCGCCTAGCCCTGCGCCACGCCCGGCGCGCCGGCCTCGACGACGATGCCGCCGCCGCGGTCGCCCGCGTCCTCGGGCGGGCCCGCGAGGAGGGCCGGTGA
- a CDS encoding nuclear transport factor 2 family protein: MTPAPGSLEAANDAFYAAFESLDLDRMDVLWDHGEDVFCVHPGSELIAGWGPVRRSWAAIFSATDYLQFIVTDVRARVETGVLSCVENILTPGPDEGGRGFGAGRAVATNVFSWREGHWRMTAHHASPILRPAAS; this comes from the coding sequence GTGACCCCCGCGCCGGGGTCCCTCGAGGCCGCGAACGACGCGTTCTACGCCGCCTTCGAGTCGCTCGACCTCGACCGCATGGACGTGCTGTGGGACCACGGCGAAGACGTCTTCTGCGTCCACCCGGGCAGCGAGCTCATCGCCGGCTGGGGGCCGGTGCGCCGGTCGTGGGCGGCGATCTTCTCCGCCACCGACTATCTTCAGTTCATCGTCACGGATGTGCGCGCGCGGGTCGAGACGGGGGTCCTCTCCTGCGTGGAGAACATCCTCACCCCCGGCCCGGACGAGGGCGGGCGCGGCTTCGGGGCCGGCCGGGCGGTGGCGACGAACGTCTTCTCGTGGCGCGAGGGGCACTGGCGGATGACCGCGCACCACGCGTCGCCGATCCTGCGCCCCGCCGCGTCGTAG
- a CDS encoding DUF885 family protein produces MIAPRLRAVCDLQMPAARENAGLHEYDGRVADLSPDGVKACLAGLGGPPLDDAHDEAHLTAFEGYLRVVFDELALHRRNPRLLLANLDVSSYAREYAPAHERAEALRRHVAGWPDAIDAGLDSLDAVPAPTAAALLPSARGLAEPLGTGTPEEAAAHAAHGRFVAHLERAAASGDPDPALGGRPLARLLGAPEAMAVTLDDLLARAERERERLDALLTDACGRVLPGVGVRAAMRQLTSDHPDAGGVLDAATDLTDEVLAFTAERGLVGHVTEGVVRVAPSPPSRRWATAMISWAAPFEPDGPSFYLITPPDPSWTPERQDGWLAAFSHTSLPATTAHEVAPGHFTHSRMLREAPGDVRKALHSPAFVEGWAHYGEELLVEEGFRAEDPRYAAGVAMKALLRVVRLIVSIGVHSRAMGLDEAVRLFERHAHLRAPAAEAEANRATFDPTYGRYTWGKLVIRDLRDEARRRWGAGFSLARFHRALLDLGAPPLGLARAALDDAPFV; encoded by the coding sequence ATGATCGCTCCACGACTTCGCGCCGTCTGCGACCTCCAGATGCCCGCCGCCCGCGAGAACGCCGGGCTCCACGAGTACGACGGGCGGGTGGCCGACCTGTCGCCCGACGGCGTGAAGGCCTGTCTCGCCGGCCTCGGCGGTCCGCCCCTCGACGACGCCCACGACGAGGCGCACCTCACCGCGTTCGAAGGCTACCTGCGCGTCGTCTTCGACGAGCTCGCCCTCCACCGGCGCAACCCCCGCCTGCTGCTCGCCAACCTCGACGTCTCGTCCTACGCGCGCGAGTACGCCCCCGCCCACGAGCGTGCCGAAGCGCTGCGCCGCCACGTCGCGGGGTGGCCCGACGCGATCGACGCGGGACTCGATTCGCTCGACGCGGTGCCGGCCCCGACCGCCGCGGCGCTCCTGCCCTCCGCGCGCGGGCTCGCGGAGCCCCTCGGCACGGGCACGCCGGAGGAGGCGGCCGCCCACGCCGCGCACGGGCGCTTCGTCGCCCACCTCGAGCGGGCGGCGGCGAGCGGCGACCCCGACCCCGCCCTCGGCGGGCGCCCGCTGGCGCGGCTGCTCGGCGCGCCCGAGGCGATGGCGGTGACCCTCGACGACCTGCTCGCGCGGGCCGAGCGCGAGCGCGAGCGCCTCGACGCGCTCCTCACCGACGCGTGCGGTCGCGTCCTGCCCGGGGTCGGCGTCCGCGCGGCGATGCGACAGCTGACGAGCGACCACCCCGACGCCGGCGGGGTCCTCGACGCGGCGACGGACCTCACCGACGAGGTGCTCGCCTTCACCGCGGAGCGCGGCCTCGTCGGTCACGTCACCGAGGGCGTCGTGCGCGTCGCACCGAGCCCGCCCTCCCGCCGCTGGGCGACCGCGATGATCTCGTGGGCGGCGCCGTTCGAGCCCGACGGGCCCTCCTTCTACCTCATCACCCCGCCCGACCCCTCCTGGACCCCCGAACGCCAGGACGGCTGGCTCGCCGCGTTCAGCCACACGAGCCTGCCGGCCACGACCGCTCACGAGGTCGCACCGGGCCACTTCACCCACAGCCGCATGCTCCGCGAGGCCCCCGGGGACGTCCGCAAGGCGCTGCACTCCCCGGCGTTCGTCGAGGGCTGGGCCCACTACGGCGAGGAGCTGCTCGTCGAGGAGGGCTTTCGCGCCGAGGACCCCCGCTACGCCGCAGGGGTGGCGATGAAGGCCCTGCTGCGCGTCGTGCGCCTCATCGTGTCGATCGGCGTCCACTCCCGGGCCATGGGTCTCGACGAGGCGGTCCGCCTGTTCGAGCGCCACGCGCACCTGCGCGCGCCCGCCGCGGAGGCCGAGGCCAACCGCGCGACCTTCGATCCCACCTACGGTCGCTACACCTGGGGCAAGCTCGTCATCCGCGACCTGCGGGACGAGGCCCGCAGGCGGTGGGGCGCGGGCTTCTCCCTCGCCCGGTTCCACCGGGCCCTGCTCGACCTCGGCGCGCCGCCCCTTGGCCTCGCCCGTGCGGCGCTCGACGACGCACCGTTCGTCTAG